The Euleptes europaea isolate rEulEur1 chromosome 2, rEulEur1.hap1, whole genome shotgun sequence genome has a segment encoding these proteins:
- the LOC130473882 gene encoding blue-sensitive opsin P467, producing MNGTEGINFYVPLSNKTGLVRSPFEYPQFYLAEPWKFKLLSFYMFFLILAGLPLNGLTLFVTFQHKKLRQPLNYILVNLAIANLVMIVFGFTTTFYASWYAYFVFGPIGCALEGFFATIGGQVALWSLVVLAIERYVVICKPMGNFRFSSTHAIMGIVLTWFMALACAGPPLVGWSRFIPEGMQCSCGPDYYTLNPDFHNESYVMYLFLVHFSTPLIIIFFSYGRLVCKVKEAAAQQQESASTQKAEKEVTRMVILMVVGFLCAWTPYASVAVWIFNNKGAEYSVTFMTVPAFFSKSSCVYNPIIYVLLNKQFRNCMITTICCGKNPFGEEDVSSTVSQSKTEVSSVSSSQVAPA from the exons ATGAATGGAACAGAAGGTATCAATTTTTATGTGCCACTGTCCAATAAAACAGGGCTGGTTCGGAGCCCCTTTGAATATCCCCAGTTTTACTTAGCTGAGCCTTGGAAGTTCAAACTTTTGTCCTTCTATATGTTCTTCCTCATCCTTGCTGGGTTGCCTCTCAATGGCCTCACCCTCTTTGTGACCTTCCAGCATAAGAAGCTACGGCAGCCACTGAACTACATCTTGGTCAACCTGGCAATAGCAAACCTTGTGATGATCGTCTTTGGCTTCACTACCACCTTCTACGCATCCTGGTATGCCTACTTTGTATTTGGTCCCATTGGCTGTGCCCTTGAAGGCTTCTTTGCAACAATTGGAG GTCAAGTGGCACTCTGGTCGCTGGTGGTCCTGGCCATAGAGCGCTATGTTGTGATATGCAAACCCATGGGCAACTTCCGCTTCTCCTCCACTCATGCCATAATGGGCATTGTTTTAACTTGGTTTATGGCCTTAGCCTGTGCAGGTCCACCCCTGGTAGGTTGGTCCAG ATTTATACCCGAGGGGATGCAGTGCTCCTGTGGTCCAGACTATTACACTCTCAATCCAGATTTCCACAATGAATCCTATGTCATGTATTTGTTTCTCGTCCACTTTTCCACCCCCTTGATAATCATCTTCTTTTCCTATGGACGGCTCGTATGCAAAGTCAAAGAG GCAGCTGCTCAGCAACAGGAGTCTGCAAGTACTCAGAAGGCAGAGAAAGAAGTTACCCGCATGGTGATCCTGATGGTGGTGGGATTTCTCTGTGCTTGGACCCCTTATGCTTCTGTGGCAGTCTGGATCTTCAACAACAAAGGGGCAGAATATTCTGTTACATTCATGACAGTACCTGCCTTCTTCTCTAAGAGCTCATGTGTCTACAATCCTATCATCTATGTCCTCTTGAACAAACAG tTCCGTAATTGCATGATCACCACAATCTGCTGTGGCAAGAACCCCTTTGGTGAAGAGGACGTTTCATCAACTGTATCGCAGAGCAAGACTGAGGTATCTTCTGTCTCCTCCAGCCAGGTGGCACCTG